From the genome of Streptomyces sp. NBC_00659, one region includes:
- a CDS encoding maleylpyruvate isomerase family mycothiol-dependent enzyme, giving the protein MTETTDIVLADIDLLFHKIRASVARVGAGLGSLTHLQAREPSALPGWSRGHVITHLARSADVYRWLLTLARTGMEPGPRANAAVLDRALREGAERSAGELVADLRGSLDRLLDEAQAMPAERWFVLVTALAGWRHPAWFTLQRCRRELETHHADLNLGYTTADWPSGYVAWALDDTVAALAARGFPVARIQATDLARAWTLAPAGPTVTGSGRSILAWLAGRGTDTPPRSDAPLPTPPGWPLPPTPGWS; this is encoded by the coding sequence GTGACCGAGACCACCGACATCGTTCTCGCAGACATCGATCTCCTCTTCCACAAGATCCGGGCCTCCGTCGCACGAGTCGGCGCCGGCCTCGGCTCGCTGACCCACCTCCAGGCCCGCGAGCCGTCAGCACTGCCCGGCTGGAGCCGTGGCCACGTCATCACCCACCTCGCCCGCAGCGCCGACGTCTACCGGTGGCTGCTGACACTGGCCCGCACCGGCATGGAGCCCGGCCCACGGGCGAACGCCGCCGTCCTCGACCGTGCGCTGCGCGAGGGCGCCGAGCGCTCCGCCGGTGAGCTCGTCGCCGACCTGCGCGGCAGTCTTGACCGACTGCTCGACGAGGCCCAGGCCATGCCGGCCGAACGCTGGTTCGTCCTCGTCACCGCACTCGCCGGGTGGCGACACCCTGCCTGGTTCACTCTCCAGCGCTGCCGGCGCGAACTCGAGACCCATCACGCCGACCTGAACCTGGGTTACACCACAGCCGACTGGCCTTCCGGCTACGTCGCATGGGCGCTTGACGACACCGTCGCCGCGCTCGCTGCACGCGGCTTCCCGGTAGCCCGCATCCAGGCCACCGACCTCGCTCGCGCCTGGACCCTGGCCCCGGCCGGCCCCACCGTCACCGGCTCGGGTCGCTCCATCCTCGCCTGGCTCGCCGGTCGAGGCACGGACACGCCGCCCCGATCGGACGCTCCGCTGCCGACCCCGCCCGGATGGCCGCTCCCGCCGACACCGGGCTGGTCCTGA